A window of Macrotis lagotis isolate mMagLag1 chromosome X, bilby.v1.9.chrom.fasta, whole genome shotgun sequence contains these coding sequences:
- the ASPH gene encoding aspartyl/asparaginyl beta-hydroxylase isoform X9 has translation MNEDKEAKHGGHKTGKKEGLSGSSFFTWFMVIALLGVWTSVAVVWFDLVDYEEVLGKLGIYDADGDGDFDVDDAKVLLEEPGGIAKRKAKTKVKEVIKELKKSKEKPESKKENKNEDKKKGKKEKDDWKDKFASDSDKFRKESSKGKKDREKEKIGLEKSTKDKEIMKRSVSGKDASTKMTSRHKEEKKVDKNPSKLGNLAKSQDRKKKN, from the exons ATGAATGAAGATAAAG AAGCAAAGCATGGAGGAcataagactggaaagaaagaAGGTCTCTCTGGAAGTTCATTTTTCACTTGGTTTATGGTAATTGCTTTGCTGGGTGTCTGGACTTCTGTAGCTGTTGTTTGGTTTGATCTTGTTGATTATGAAGAAGTTCTAG gGAAGCTGGGAATATATGATGCTGATGGTGATGGTGATTTTGATGTTGATGATGCCAAAGTTTTATTAG AGGAACCAGGTGGGATAGCCAAGAGAAAAGCTAAGACCAaag TGAAAGAAGTAATTAAAGAACTTAAGAAGTCAAAGGAGAAACCagaatcaaagaaggaaaataagaatgaagataaaaagaagggaaagaaagaaaaggatgacTGGAAGGATAAATTTGCTTCTGATTCAGATAAATTCAGAAAGGAGTCTTCCAAGGgtaaaaaagatagagaaaaggaaaaaataggccTAGAAAAAAGCACCAAAgacaaagagattatgaaaagatCAGTAAGTGGAAAGGATGCTTCTACTAAAATGACATCCAgacataaagaagagaaaaaagtagataaaaaCCCTTCTAAGCTTGGAAACTTAGCGAAGAGTCAAGACCGGAAAAAGAAGAACTAA
- the ASPH gene encoding aspartyl/asparaginyl beta-hydroxylase isoform X8 gives MNEDKEAKHGGHKTGKKEGLSGSSFFTWFMVIALLGVWTSVAVVWFDLVDYEEVLAKAKDFRYNLSEVLQGKLGIYDADGDGDFDVDDAKVLLEEPGGIAKRKAKTKVKEVIKELKKSKEKPESKKENKNEDKKKGKKEKDDWKDKFASDSDKFRKESSKGKKDREKEKIGLEKSTKDKEIMKRSVSGKDASTKMTSRHKEEKKVDKNPSKLGNLAKSQDRKKKN, from the exons ATGAATGAAGATAAAG AAGCAAAGCATGGAGGAcataagactggaaagaaagaAGGTCTCTCTGGAAGTTCATTTTTCACTTGGTTTATGGTAATTGCTTTGCTGGGTGTCTGGACTTCTGTAGCTGTTGTTTGGTTTGATCTTGTTGATTATGAAGAAGTTCTAG CCAAAGCAAAGGACTTCCGTTATAACTTATCAGAGGTACTTCAAG gGAAGCTGGGAATATATGATGCTGATGGTGATGGTGATTTTGATGTTGATGATGCCAAAGTTTTATTAG AGGAACCAGGTGGGATAGCCAAGAGAAAAGCTAAGACCAaag TGAAAGAAGTAATTAAAGAACTTAAGAAGTCAAAGGAGAAACCagaatcaaagaaggaaaataagaatgaagataaaaagaagggaaagaaagaaaaggatgacTGGAAGGATAAATTTGCTTCTGATTCAGATAAATTCAGAAAGGAGTCTTCCAAGGgtaaaaaagatagagaaaaggaaaaaataggccTAGAAAAAAGCACCAAAgacaaagagattatgaaaagatCAGTAAGTGGAAAGGATGCTTCTACTAAAATGACATCCAgacataaagaagagaaaaaagtagataaaaaCCCTTCTAAGCTTGGAAACTTAGCGAAGAGTCAAGACCGGAAAAAGAAGAACTAA
- the ASPH gene encoding aspartyl/asparaginyl beta-hydroxylase isoform X10 gives MNEDKEAKHGGHKTGKKEGLSGSSFFTWFMVIALLGVWTSVAVVWFDLVDYEEVLAKAKDFRYNLSEVLQGKLGIYDADGDGDFDVDDAKVLLGLTKDGSNENIDSLEEVLNILAEESSDWFYGFLSFLYDVMTPFEILEEEESETAGDVDGTSQNEGVQGKKTCIILDLQNQ, from the exons ATGAATGAAGATAAAG AAGCAAAGCATGGAGGAcataagactggaaagaaagaAGGTCTCTCTGGAAGTTCATTTTTCACTTGGTTTATGGTAATTGCTTTGCTGGGTGTCTGGACTTCTGTAGCTGTTGTTTGGTTTGATCTTGTTGATTATGAAGAAGTTCTAG CCAAAGCAAAGGACTTCCGTTATAACTTATCAGAGGTACTTCAAG gGAAGCTGGGAATATATGATGCTGATGGTGATGGTGATTTTGATGTTGATGATGCCAAAGTTTTATTAG GCCTGACCAAAGATGGCAGTAATGAAAATATTGATTCTCTTGAGGAAGTCCTTAATATTTTAGCAGAGGAAAGCTCTGATTGGTTTTATggcttcctctcatttctctatgATGTAATGACTCCTTTTGAAATACTAGAAGAAGAAGAGAGCGAAACTGCAGGTGATGTTGATGGTACGTCACAGAATGAAGGGGTTCAGGGAAAAAAGACTTGTATTATTTTGGATTTGCAGAACCAGTAA